The proteins below are encoded in one region of Buttiauxella gaviniae:
- a CDS encoding M20 family metallo-hydrolase, whose protein sequence is MSKLERAVHELAPRLQHWRRDFHHFAESGWLEFRTATLVAETLHQLGYQLALGRDVVDDAARMGLPSAEVLDREEKRAVEQGALPQWLAYFSGGFTGIVATLETGRPGPTLAFRVDMDALDLGEMLQPAHRPFAEGFASCNAGMMHACGHDGHTAIGLGLATVLQQFSDQLNGTIKLIFQPAEEGTRGARAMVAAGALDNIDYFTAIHIGTGIPTGTVVCGSDNFMATTKFDVLFTGVAAHAGGKPEEGRNALLAAAQTALALHSVAPHSAGASRINVGVLQAGSGRNVVPAQALLKVETRGETNVINDYVFDRAQEIIRGTATMYGIEAEVQLMGAATNSVPSPEWVEYIRQQASEVSGVTQVVDTVKGAAGSEDATLMMARVQEQGGKASYMVFGTELSAGHHNEKFDFDEKVMEVAVNTLARLALNFPWSRGV, encoded by the coding sequence ATGTCGAAATTAGAACGGGCAGTACATGAATTAGCACCGCGCCTGCAGCACTGGCGGCGTGATTTTCACCACTTTGCCGAGTCCGGCTGGCTGGAGTTTCGCACTGCCACCCTGGTGGCAGAAACGCTGCATCAATTAGGGTATCAATTAGCCCTGGGCCGTGATGTGGTCGATGACGCGGCGCGAATGGGGCTGCCTTCTGCCGAAGTGCTGGATCGCGAAGAAAAACGTGCCGTTGAACAAGGTGCGTTGCCACAATGGCTGGCGTATTTTTCCGGCGGATTTACCGGCATTGTCGCCACGCTTGAAACAGGCCGCCCAGGCCCAACGCTCGCTTTTCGCGTGGATATGGATGCACTCGATTTAGGTGAGATGCTTCAACCTGCGCATCGCCCATTTGCCGAGGGGTTTGCCTCTTGCAATGCCGGAATGATGCACGCCTGCGGCCATGACGGGCACACGGCAATCGGGCTTGGACTTGCCACCGTACTGCAACAGTTTTCCGACCAGCTAAACGGCACGATTAAGCTTATTTTCCAGCCTGCCGAAGAAGGGACGCGCGGCGCACGCGCCATGGTTGCCGCAGGCGCTCTAGATAATATCGATTACTTTACGGCGATTCACATCGGCACCGGTATCCCGACAGGCACCGTGGTGTGTGGCAGCGATAATTTTATGGCGACCACCAAATTTGATGTGCTGTTCACCGGTGTTGCCGCACACGCAGGCGGGAAACCCGAAGAAGGCCGGAACGCCCTGCTCGCCGCCGCACAAACCGCGCTGGCATTGCATTCCGTAGCACCCCATAGCGCAGGTGCTTCCCGCATTAACGTTGGGGTGCTGCAGGCCGGTAGCGGGCGCAACGTGGTACCGGCGCAGGCCTTACTGAAAGTAGAAACGCGTGGCGAAACCAACGTTATCAACGATTACGTTTTTGACCGTGCCCAGGAAATTATTCGCGGGACCGCCACGATGTACGGTATCGAGGCAGAAGTGCAGTTGATGGGCGCTGCGACCAACAGCGTACCATCTCCTGAATGGGTCGAATATATTCGCCAGCAGGCGAGCGAAGTGAGCGGCGTGACGCAGGTTGTGGATACCGTGAAAGGCGCGGCGGGTTCGGAAGATGCCACGCTGATGATGGCGCGTGTCCAGGAGCAAGGCGGTAAAGCGTCCTATATGGTTTTCGGTACTGAATTGAGTGCCGGGCATCATAACGAGAAGTTTGATTTTGATGAGAAGGTGATGGAAGTTGCCGTGAATACGCTGGCTCGCCTCGCCCTTAATTTCCCCTGGTCGCGAGGTGTGTGA
- a CDS encoding M20 family metallopeptidase: protein MSSIYQFVDDAIEAKRGEFTAIADDIWDHPETRFEEHWSAERLACALEAEGFSVERNAGNIETAFVASFGSGKPVIALLGEYDALAGLSQCSGEASPAPLVEGANGHGCGHNLLGTAAFAGAVAIKTWLEQYGGKGTVRFYGCPGEEGGSGKTFMVREGLFDDVDAAVTWHPEAYAGMFSTSSLANIQVAYRFNGIAAHAANSPHLGRSALDAVTLMATGTNFLNEHIIEKARVHYAITNTGGISPNVVQAQAEVLYLIRAPEMAQAQHIYERINKIAEGAALMTETSVNVRFDKACSNYLPNRHLEGVMYQALQALGLPQWSDEELTFAKKIRATLTENDLQNSLNNIANTSNEEGKAFARRHRETLLINEIAPYAANDKILPGSTDVGDVSWKVPVAQCFSPCFTVGTPLHTWQLVSQGRTSIAHKGMLHAGKVMAATALQLFTHPQTLEACQSELHAQLTERPYQCPIPKNVTPSPLK, encoded by the coding sequence ATGAGTTCAATTTATCAGTTTGTTGATGATGCCATTGAGGCCAAACGCGGTGAGTTTACCGCGATTGCAGATGATATTTGGGATCACCCGGAAACCCGTTTTGAAGAGCATTGGTCGGCAGAACGCCTCGCCTGTGCGCTTGAGGCCGAAGGTTTTAGCGTGGAGCGCAATGCAGGAAATATCGAAACCGCGTTTGTGGCAAGTTTTGGCTCCGGAAAACCGGTGATCGCGCTGCTGGGTGAATACGATGCGCTGGCGGGGTTGAGTCAGTGTTCGGGTGAAGCATCACCTGCGCCGCTGGTTGAAGGCGCTAACGGCCACGGCTGCGGCCACAATTTACTCGGCACCGCCGCTTTTGCGGGTGCTGTTGCGATTAAAACCTGGCTTGAGCAATACGGTGGCAAAGGAACCGTGCGTTTTTATGGCTGCCCAGGGGAAGAAGGCGGTTCCGGCAAAACGTTTATGGTGCGCGAAGGGCTTTTTGACGATGTTGATGCCGCCGTTACCTGGCACCCGGAAGCCTACGCGGGCATGTTCAGCACCAGTTCGCTGGCAAACATTCAGGTAGCCTATCGTTTCAATGGTATTGCGGCCCATGCGGCTAATTCACCTCACCTGGGGCGCAGCGCCCTGGACGCCGTTACGCTGATGGCGACCGGCACCAATTTCCTTAATGAGCACATTATTGAGAAAGCGCGTGTGCATTACGCCATTACCAATACCGGCGGTATTTCGCCAAACGTGGTGCAGGCGCAGGCCGAAGTGCTCTATTTGATTCGTGCGCCTGAAATGGCACAGGCCCAACATATTTACGAGCGCATCAATAAAATCGCTGAAGGCGCGGCATTGATGACTGAAACCTCGGTGAACGTGCGCTTTGATAAAGCCTGCTCTAATTACCTGCCAAACCGCCATCTCGAAGGCGTAATGTATCAGGCTTTGCAGGCGCTTGGCCTGCCGCAATGGAGCGATGAAGAGCTGACGTTTGCCAAAAAAATTCGCGCTACGCTGACCGAAAACGATCTGCAAAATAGCTTAAATAATATCGCTAACACCTCCAATGAAGAGGGCAAGGCCTTTGCACGTCGCCATCGTGAAACGTTACTGATTAATGAAATTGCGCCCTACGCCGCAAATGACAAAATCCTTCCCGGCTCGACGGATGTGGGTGATGTAAGCTGGAAAGTGCCGGTTGCACAATGCTTTAGCCCGTGCTTTACCGTGGGTACGCCGCTGCATACCTGGCAACTGGTGAGCCAGGGGCGCACCTCAATCGCCCATAAAGGAATGTTACATGCAGGAAAAGTGATGGCGGCCACTGCGCTGCAGTTGTTTACCCATCCACAGACGCTGGAAGCCTGCCAAAGTGAGTTGCACGCACAACTTACTGAGCGCCCTTACCAGTGTCCGATTCCGAAAAACGTTACACCGTCACCTTTAAAATAA
- the abgT gene encoding p-aminobenzoyl-glutamate transporter gives MSLSSLPSHTGNSKLYGLVEKIGNKVPHPFLLFVYLIVILSVSTAILSAFNVSVRSPADGSLVQVKNLLSAEGVHWFLPNVIKNFSGFAPLGAILALVLGAGLAERVGLLPSLMVKMASHVSARYASYMVLFIAFFSHISSDAALVIMPPMGALIFLAVGRHPVAGLLAAIAGVGCGFTANLLIVTTDVLLSGISTEAAHSIDPAMHVSVIDNWYFMATSVVVLSIVGGLITDKIVEPRLGVWQGENREKLQQLDDVQRFGLRVTGIVSLLFIAVVALLLVPENGLLRDPVKHTIIPSPFISGIVPLIILFFFVISLAYGIATKKIRRQADLPQLMIEPMKEMAGFIVMVFPLAQFVAMFNWSNMGKFMAVGLTDVLEGSGLNGIPAFLGLALLSSFLCMFIASGSAIWSILAPIFVPMFMLLGFHPAFAQILFRVADSSVIPLAPVSPFIPLFLGFLQRYKPDAKLGTYYSLVLPYPLIFLGVWLLLLVAWYLVGLPIGPGIYPRLS, from the coding sequence ATGAGTCTTTCATCCTTACCCTCGCATACTGGCAACAGCAAGCTGTACGGCCTGGTAGAAAAAATTGGCAATAAAGTGCCCCATCCTTTTTTGCTGTTCGTCTATTTGATTGTCATTTTATCCGTAAGCACCGCGATACTTTCGGCATTCAACGTGAGTGTGCGAAGCCCGGCAGACGGAAGCCTGGTGCAAGTCAAAAATTTGCTGAGTGCCGAGGGCGTTCACTGGTTTTTGCCGAATGTCATTAAGAACTTCAGCGGATTTGCCCCCCTGGGAGCGATTCTGGCGTTGGTGTTAGGCGCGGGGCTGGCGGAACGTGTCGGGTTGTTACCGAGCCTGATGGTAAAAATGGCATCGCACGTCAGCGCGCGTTATGCCAGTTATATGGTGCTGTTTATCGCCTTCTTTAGCCACATCTCTTCGGATGCGGCGTTGGTGATTATGCCCCCGATGGGCGCACTCATTTTTCTCGCCGTGGGGCGTCACCCCGTCGCCGGTTTGCTGGCGGCGATTGCCGGTGTCGGTTGCGGATTCACCGCTAATTTATTGATTGTGACCACTGATGTGCTGCTTTCTGGGATCAGTACCGAAGCCGCCCACAGTATCGACCCCGCAATGCACGTGAGCGTGATTGATAACTGGTATTTTATGGCGACATCCGTGGTTGTGCTGTCGATTGTTGGCGGCCTGATTACCGATAAAATCGTCGAGCCACGTTTGGGGGTCTGGCAAGGTGAAAACCGAGAAAAGCTTCAGCAACTCGACGATGTACAACGCTTTGGGTTGCGCGTCACCGGGATTGTTTCGCTGCTGTTTATCGCGGTTGTCGCTCTGCTGTTGGTGCCAGAAAATGGTTTGCTCCGCGACCCGGTTAAACACACCATTATTCCTTCTCCTTTTATTAGCGGAATTGTGCCGCTGATTATCCTGTTCTTTTTTGTCATTTCGCTGGCATATGGCATCGCGACGAAAAAAATCCGCAGGCAGGCAGATTTGCCGCAGTTAATGATTGAGCCGATGAAGGAGATGGCCGGATTTATCGTAATGGTGTTCCCGTTGGCGCAGTTTGTAGCGATGTTCAACTGGAGCAATATGGGCAAATTCATGGCCGTCGGGCTGACTGATGTGCTGGAAGGTTCTGGCCTGAACGGTATTCCGGCATTTCTGGGCCTAGCCCTGCTGTCGTCTTTTTTATGTATGTTTATTGCGAGCGGCTCGGCTATCTGGTCAATTCTGGCCCCGATCTTTGTCCCGATGTTTATGCTGTTGGGGTTCCATCCGGCCTTTGCGCAAATTCTGTTCCGTGTGGCGGATTCTTCTGTAATCCCACTGGCTCCGGTTTCACCGTTTATTCCATTATTCTTAGGATTCCTGCAACGCTATAAACCGGATGCGAAATTAGGGACTTATTACTCTTTAGTATTACCTTACCCCCTCATCTTTTTGGGTGTCTGGTTGCTACTGCTGGTGGCGTGGTATCTTGTGGGCCTGCCAATTGGGCCGGGAATTTACCCGCGTCTGAGTTAA
- the ogt gene encoding methylated-DNA--[protein]-cysteine S-methyltransferase yields MLTLLEDKIETPLGPLWVMCDEHYHLRAVEWDEHSDRMVQLLGLHYGVSGYQRVASANPGGLSDKLRDYFDGDLAVIQTLPTATAGTEFQREVWKTLRSIPCGQIMHYGQLAEQLGRPGAARAVGAANGSNPVSIVVPCHRVIGRNGTMTGYAGGVTRKEWLLRHEGYLLI; encoded by the coding sequence ATGCTGACACTGCTGGAAGACAAAATCGAAACACCATTAGGGCCGTTATGGGTGATGTGTGATGAGCACTACCATTTGCGCGCGGTGGAATGGGATGAACATAGCGACAGAATGGTGCAATTGCTCGGTCTTCATTACGGTGTCAGCGGCTACCAGCGCGTGGCGAGCGCTAATCCAGGCGGGTTGAGCGATAAACTACGCGACTATTTTGACGGCGATTTAGCCGTGATCCAAACGCTACCGACCGCGACCGCCGGAACAGAATTTCAACGTGAAGTGTGGAAAACACTGCGATCGATTCCGTGCGGTCAAATCATGCATTACGGGCAGCTAGCGGAACAACTCGGCAGACCGGGTGCTGCGCGCGCGGTGGGTGCGGCAAATGGTTCAAACCCGGTAAGTATTGTGGTTCCTTGCCATAGGGTGATTGGCCGCAATGGCACGATGACCGGTTATGCGGGAGGGGTTACCCGAAAAGAGTGGCTGTTGCGCCATGAAGGGTATTTGCTGATCTAG
- the fnr gene encoding fumarate/nitrate reduction transcriptional regulator Fnr yields MIPEKRIIRRIQSGGCAIHCQDCSISQLCIPFTLNEHELDQLDNIIERKKPIQKGQTLFKAGDELKSLYAIRSGTIKSYTITEQGDEQITGFHLAGDLVGFDAIGTGLHPSFAQALETSMVCEIPFETLDDLSGKMPNLRQQMMRLMSGEIKGDQDMILLLSKKNAEERLAAFIYNLSRRFAQRGFSPREFRLTMTRGDIGNYLGLTVETISRLLGRFQKSGMLAVKGKYITIENIDILSQLAGQSRNVA; encoded by the coding sequence ATGATCCCTGAAAAGCGAATTATTCGACGCATTCAGTCTGGCGGCTGTGCTATCCATTGCCAGGATTGCAGCATCAGCCAATTATGCATCCCCTTCACGCTCAATGAACATGAGCTTGATCAGCTTGATAATATTATCGAGCGTAAAAAGCCTATTCAGAAGGGACAAACCCTGTTTAAGGCAGGTGATGAGCTGAAGTCGCTGTACGCGATTCGTTCAGGGACAATTAAGAGCTACACCATCACAGAGCAAGGTGACGAGCAGATTACAGGCTTCCATCTGGCGGGTGATTTAGTGGGCTTTGATGCTATCGGCACCGGGCTGCACCCAAGTTTTGCGCAGGCGCTGGAAACCTCAATGGTCTGCGAGATTCCGTTCGAAACGCTGGATGATTTGTCCGGTAAAATGCCGAATCTGCGCCAGCAGATGATGCGTTTGATGAGCGGTGAGATTAAGGGCGATCAGGATATGATTCTGCTGCTTTCTAAAAAGAATGCAGAAGAGCGTCTGGCCGCGTTTATCTACAATCTTTCACGCCGCTTTGCGCAGCGCGGTTTCTCCCCTCGGGAATTCCGTCTGACCATGACGCGTGGCGACATCGGTAACTATCTTGGCCTGACGGTTGAAACCATCAGCCGCCTGTTAGGGCGTTTCCAGAAAAGCGGCATGCTGGCGGTAAAAGGAAAGTATATTACTATCGAAAACATCGATATTCTTTCACAACTCGCTGGTCAATCGCGTAACGTTGCTTGA
- the uspE gene encoding universal stress protein UspE, which produces MAKYQNMLVAIDPNQDDQPALRRAVYLHQRIGGRIKAFLPIYDFSYEMTTLLSPDERTAMRKGVISQRAAWIKEQAQYYIDSGVPIEIKVVWHNRPFEAIIQEVISGGHDLVLKMTHQHDKLEAVIFTPTDWHLLRKCPSPVWMVNEKPWPEGGRAVVAVNLASEEQYHNALNEKLVKETLRLADDVNHTEVHLVGAYPITPINIAIELPDFDPSVYNDAIRGQHLVAMKALRQKFGIDEKMTHVEKGLPEEVIPDLAEHLQAGIVVLGTVGRTGLSAAFLGNTAEQVIDHLRCDLLVIKPDDYQTPVEMDDDEDD; this is translated from the coding sequence ATGGCAAAGTATCAAAACATGCTAGTCGCAATAGATCCTAATCAGGATGATCAACCCGCCCTGCGGCGTGCAGTTTATTTGCATCAACGGATTGGGGGCAGGATCAAAGCTTTTCTGCCTATCTATGATTTTTCCTACGAAATGACCACCCTTCTGTCGCCAGATGAGCGCACCGCTATGCGCAAAGGCGTGATAAGCCAACGCGCGGCCTGGATTAAAGAACAAGCCCAGTACTACATCGATTCGGGCGTCCCGATTGAAATTAAAGTGGTGTGGCATAATCGTCCTTTCGAGGCGATTATTCAGGAAGTGATCAGCGGTGGTCATGACCTTGTGCTTAAAATGACGCACCAGCACGATAAACTGGAAGCCGTTATTTTCACGCCAACCGACTGGCATCTCCTGCGTAAATGCCCGAGCCCGGTGTGGATGGTTAATGAAAAACCTTGGCCTGAAGGTGGCCGTGCAGTTGTCGCGGTAAACCTCGCCAGTGAAGAGCAGTACCACAACGCACTGAACGAAAAACTGGTTAAAGAGACGCTTCGCCTGGCCGATGATGTTAACCACACAGAAGTCCATCTCGTCGGGGCCTACCCCATTACCCCCATTAATATTGCCATCGAACTTCCAGATTTTGATCCAAGCGTTTATAACGATGCCATTCGCGGCCAGCATTTGGTGGCAATGAAAGCGTTACGCCAAAAATTTGGCATTGATGAGAAAATGACTCACGTCGAGAAAGGGTTGCCAGAAGAAGTGATCCCCGATCTCGCCGAACATTTACAAGCGGGTATTGTAGTGCTCGGCACCGTAGGCCGCACTGGCCTTTCTGCCGCGTTCCTGGGTAATACAGCGGAACAAGTTATCGACCACCTGCGGTGTGATTTACTGGTGATTAAACCTGATGATTACCAGACACCCGTAGAAATGGATGACGATGAAGACGATTAG
- a CDS encoding Hok/Gef family protein codes for MSSKNRLFSVIVICLTILMIIFLVKDSLCEFHYRKGSIEMAAFLACRKS; via the coding sequence ATGTCGTCAAAGAACAGGTTGTTTTCCGTAATCGTTATCTGTTTGACAATTCTCATGATTATATTTCTGGTTAAGGATTCACTGTGTGAATTCCACTACCGAAAAGGCAGCATTGAGATGGCGGCATTTTTAGCCTGTCGAAAGTCGTAA
- the pntB gene encoding Re/Si-specific NAD(P)(+) transhydrogenase subunit beta, translated as MSGGLVTAAYIVAAILFIFSLAGLSKHETSKQGNLFGMAGMAIALVATIFGPETGNVVWIIVAMVIGGAIGIHLAKKVEMTEMPELVAILHSFVGLAAVLVGFNSYLDHAPGLEPVMENIHLTEVFLGIFIGAVTFTGSIVAFGKLRGKISSKPLMLPNRHKLNLAALVVSFAMLIIFVRTESVGLQVLALLVMTIIALVVGWHLVASIGGADMPVVVSMLNSYSGWAAAAAGFMLSNDLLIVTGALVGSSGAILSYIMCKAMNRSFISVIAGGFGTDGSSTGEGEEVGEHREITAEDTADMLKNSTSVIITPGYGMAVAQAQYPVAEITEKLRARGIKVRFGIHPVAGRLPGHMNVLLAEARVPYDVVLEMDEINDDFADTDTVLVIGANDTVNPAALEDPRSPIAGMPVLEVWKAQNVIVFKRSMNTGYAGVQNPLFFKENTQMLFGDAKASVEAILKAL; from the coding sequence ATGTCTGGTGGATTAGTTACAGCAGCATACATTGTTGCCGCTATTCTGTTTATTTTCAGCCTGGCGGGGCTGTCAAAACACGAAACATCTAAGCAAGGCAACTTGTTCGGTATGGCCGGGATGGCTATCGCATTGGTTGCAACAATCTTCGGGCCAGAGACTGGCAACGTCGTCTGGATTATCGTGGCGATGGTCATTGGTGGTGCCATCGGTATTCACCTTGCGAAGAAAGTTGAAATGACCGAAATGCCGGAGCTGGTGGCTATCCTGCACAGCTTCGTGGGTCTGGCGGCGGTTCTGGTGGGCTTTAACAGCTATCTGGATCACGCCCCAGGTCTTGAGCCGGTAATGGAAAACATCCATTTAACGGAAGTATTCCTCGGGATCTTCATCGGGGCAGTGACCTTCACGGGTTCTATCGTGGCTTTTGGCAAACTACGCGGCAAAATCTCTTCTAAACCGCTGATGTTGCCAAACCGACACAAACTGAACCTGGCGGCGCTAGTTGTCTCGTTCGCAATGCTGATTATTTTCGTGCGTACCGAAAGCGTTGGTCTGCAGGTTCTGGCGTTGCTGGTGATGACGATCATCGCGCTGGTGGTTGGCTGGCATCTGGTGGCGTCGATTGGTGGCGCAGATATGCCGGTTGTGGTTTCCATGCTGAACTCCTACTCCGGTTGGGCGGCGGCGGCGGCGGGCTTTATGCTCAGCAACGACCTGCTGATTGTGACCGGTGCGCTGGTCGGTTCGTCGGGTGCGATTCTGTCTTACATCATGTGTAAAGCGATGAACCGCTCCTTTATTAGCGTCATTGCAGGCGGCTTCGGCACAGACGGTTCTTCAACCGGTGAAGGCGAAGAAGTGGGTGAGCACCGTGAGATCACGGCGGAAGATACCGCTGACATGCTGAAAAACTCAACCTCAGTCATCATCACGCCAGGATACGGCATGGCGGTTGCGCAGGCGCAGTATCCGGTGGCGGAAATCACTGAGAAGCTGCGTGCGCGTGGTATCAAAGTACGCTTTGGTATTCACCCGGTTGCAGGCCGTTTACCGGGCCACATGAACGTTCTGTTGGCGGAAGCCCGCGTACCGTACGATGTGGTGCTGGAAATGGACGAAATTAACGATGATTTCGCAGATACCGATACCGTTCTGGTTATCGGCGCGAATGACACCGTTAACCCTGCAGCACTGGAAGATCCACGCAGCCCAATCGCCGGGATGCCGGTATTGGAAGTGTGGAAAGCGCAGAATGTTATAGTCTTCAAACGTTCCATGAATACCGGCTATGCTGGGGTGCAAAACCCGCTGTTCTTTAAAGAGAATACGCAGATGCTGTTTGGCGATGCCAAGGCGAGTGTAGAAGCGATTCTTAAAGCGCTTTAA
- the pntA gene encoding Re/Si-specific NAD(P)(+) transhydrogenase subunit alpha — MRIGVPKERWAGESRVAATPKTVEQLLKLGFTVTVESGAGKLASFDNEAFVQAGATISDTAEVWQSDIVLKVNAPQDSEIELLRAGSTLVSFIWPAQNPELLEKLAAKNVTVMAMDSVPRISRAQSLDALSSMANIAGYRAIVEAAHEFGRFFTGQITAAGKVPPAKVMVIGAGVAGLAAIGAANSLGAIVRAFDTRPEVKEQVQSMGAEFLELDFKEEAGSGDGYAKVMSEAFIKAEMELFAAQAKEVDIIVTTALIPGKPAPKLITREMVDSMQAGSVIVDLAAQNGGNCEYTVADQITVTPNGVKVIGYTDLPGRLPTQSSQLYGTNLVNLLKLLCKEKDGNTVVDFEDVVIRGVTVIRDGEVTWPAPPIQVSAQPQAAPKQAAAPVEEKKPASPWRKYAFMALAIILFGWLADVAPKEFLGHFTVFALACVVGYYVVWNVSHALHTPLMSVTNAISGIIVVGALLQIGHGGWVSFLSFIAVLIASINIFGGFTVTQRMLKMFRKN, encoded by the coding sequence ATGCGTATTGGGGTACCAAAAGAGCGGTGGGCGGGTGAATCCCGCGTGGCTGCCACGCCAAAAACAGTGGAGCAACTGCTGAAACTGGGTTTCACCGTCACGGTTGAAAGTGGCGCGGGTAAATTGGCAAGCTTTGATAACGAAGCGTTTGTACAGGCAGGCGCGACCATTTCAGATACCGCTGAGGTCTGGCAGTCTGACATCGTACTGAAAGTCAACGCACCGCAAGACAGCGAAATCGAGTTGCTGCGTGCGGGCTCAACGCTTGTTAGCTTTATCTGGCCTGCTCAAAATCCTGAGCTACTGGAAAAACTGGCCGCTAAAAATGTCACCGTCATGGCGATGGATTCTGTTCCACGTATTTCTCGTGCGCAGTCGCTCGATGCTTTGAGCTCTATGGCAAACATCGCCGGTTATCGTGCGATTGTTGAAGCGGCTCATGAATTCGGCCGTTTCTTTACCGGCCAAATTACCGCTGCCGGTAAAGTGCCACCGGCGAAAGTAATGGTTATCGGTGCGGGTGTAGCGGGTCTTGCGGCTATTGGTGCAGCAAACAGCCTCGGCGCAATTGTGCGCGCATTCGACACTCGTCCAGAAGTAAAAGAACAAGTGCAAAGTATGGGCGCTGAGTTCCTGGAGCTGGACTTCAAAGAAGAAGCGGGCAGCGGCGATGGCTACGCTAAAGTAATGTCCGAAGCATTCATTAAAGCCGAAATGGAACTGTTTGCGGCCCAGGCGAAAGAAGTCGACATTATTGTCACGACGGCGCTTATTCCTGGCAAACCGGCACCAAAACTCATCACCCGCGAAATGGTTGACTCTATGCAAGCGGGAAGTGTGATTGTCGACTTAGCCGCGCAGAACGGCGGCAACTGCGAATACACCGTTGCGGACCAAATTACCGTTACGCCAAACGGCGTGAAAGTGATTGGCTACACCGATCTGCCGGGCCGTTTGCCGACGCAGTCGTCCCAGCTTTACGGTACCAACCTGGTTAACCTGTTGAAGCTGCTGTGCAAAGAGAAAGATGGCAACACGGTGGTGGATTTTGAAGATGTGGTCATCCGTGGCGTTACGGTTATTCGTGATGGCGAAGTGACCTGGCCTGCACCACCGATTCAGGTTTCCGCTCAGCCTCAGGCTGCGCCTAAACAAGCGGCGGCTCCGGTTGAAGAGAAAAAGCCGGCTTCGCCATGGCGTAAATATGCGTTTATGGCTCTGGCGATTATTTTGTTCGGCTGGCTTGCTGACGTGGCACCAAAAGAGTTCCTTGGTCACTTTACTGTGTTCGCTCTGGCCTGCGTCGTGGGCTACTACGTGGTATGGAACGTTTCTCACGCGCTGCATACGCCGCTGATGTCGGTGACCAACGCCATTTCAGGGATTATTGTGGTGGGCGCATTATTGCAGATTGGTCACGGCGGCTGGGTTAGCTTCCTGAGCTTCATTGCCGTGCTGATCGCCAGTATCAATATTTTTGGTGGTTTCACCGTCACTCAGCGCATGCTGAAAATGTTCCGGAAGAACTAA
- the ydgH gene encoding DUF1471 family protein YdgH, with the protein MKLKNTLLASALISLTTLSAQAATELTPDQAAALKPFERITITGRFNSIGEAVKSVSRRADNMGAASFYVLDTNDTGSSGNWRVVADVYHADAPKAEKTTNRVINGVVELPKDQAYALEPFDTVTVQGFYRSQPEVNDAITRVAKQKGADSFYIVRQIDANSGGNQRITAFIYKKDAKKRVLQSPDVIPADSEAGKAALAAGGAAAAKVEIPGVASSSTPSSDVGRFFETQTTQGGRYTVTLPDGTKIQEVNKVTAAQMVPFDSVKFTGHYGSSTEVSYQVAKRAAKKGAKYYHITRQWEERGGNLTVSADLYK; encoded by the coding sequence ATGAAGCTCAAGAACACCCTTCTGGCGTCAGCACTGATTTCCTTAACTACGCTGTCGGCTCAGGCAGCAACAGAACTGACTCCCGATCAAGCTGCTGCTCTTAAACCTTTTGAACGCATTACCATCACCGGGCGTTTTAACTCCATCGGTGAGGCAGTGAAATCTGTTTCTCGTCGCGCGGACAACATGGGTGCGGCCTCTTTCTACGTACTGGACACCAACGATACCGGCAGCAGCGGTAACTGGCGCGTGGTTGCTGATGTATACCATGCTGATGCCCCTAAAGCTGAAAAAACCACCAACCGCGTTATCAACGGCGTAGTGGAGTTACCGAAAGACCAAGCATATGCTCTTGAGCCATTCGATACCGTGACAGTCCAGGGTTTTTATCGCAGCCAGCCTGAAGTTAACGATGCCATTACCCGTGTCGCAAAACAAAAAGGTGCGGATTCGTTCTATATCGTGCGCCAAATCGATGCGAACTCAGGTGGCAACCAGCGCATTACCGCTTTCATCTATAAGAAAGATGCAAAAAAACGTGTGCTGCAAAGCCCTGACGTGATTCCCGCCGATTCAGAAGCCGGTAAAGCAGCACTTGCTGCAGGCGGCGCAGCGGCTGCGAAAGTGGAAATTCCAGGCGTTGCCAGTTCAAGCACCCCAAGTTCCGATGTAGGCCGTTTCTTTGAAACGCAAACCACGCAAGGCGGGCGTTACACCGTAACGCTCCCGGATGGCACCAAGATTCAGGAAGTGAACAAAGTGACTGCCGCGCAAATGGTTCCGTTTGATAGCGTGAAGTTCACCGGCCACTACGGCAGCAGCACCGAAGTCTCTTACCAGGTGGCTAAGCGTGCCGCGAAGAAAGGGGCTAAGTACTACCACATTACTCGTCAGTGGGAAGAGCGTGGCGGCAACTTGACCGTCAGCGCAGACCTTTATAAGTAA